The window CTCGAGCTCGACATCCACGGGACCGACGAGGCCCTGCACATGGACGCCGACACCATCGCCCCCGAGTCGGCGTGCACCTCGGTGCAGCTGCACCTGCAGGTGTCCCCCGCCGACTTCGCGGCGAACTGGAACGCCGCCCAGGCGCTGGCCGGCCCGCAGCTGGCGCTGGCCGCGAACTCGCCGTTCCTGTTCGGGAAGAAGCTGTGGGCCGAGACCCGCTGCGAGCTGTTCCTGCAGGCCACCGACACCCGGTCGCCGGAGCTGAAGACCCAGGGGGTGCGGCCCCGGGTCTTCTTCGGCGAACGCTGGATCACCTCGATCTTCGACCTGTTCGAGGAGAACGTCCGCTACTTCCCGGCGCTGCTCCCCGAGACCACCGACGAGGACCCGGTGGCGGTGCTCGACGCGGGCCACGCGCCGCGGCTGCAGGAGCTGCGGCTGCAGAACGGCACCGTGTACCGCTGGAACCGCCCGGTGTACGACGTGGCCGACGGCCAGCCGCACCTGCGGGTCGAGAACCGGGTGCTGCCGGCCGGTCCCACCGTGGTGGACGTGCTGGCCAACGCCGCGTTCTACTACGGCGCGATCCGGATGCTGGCCGCCGAGGAGCGGCCGGTGTCGTCGAAGATGACGTTCTCGACCGCCGCCATGAACTTCGACGCCGGGGCGCGCCTCGGGGTGGACGCCCGCTTCTACTGGCCCGGGTTCGGCGAGATCACCTGGGACGAACTGACGCTGCGGCACCTGTTGCCGATGGCGCACGAGGGCCTGGATCGCTGGGGGGTGTCCGCCGCGGCCCGTGACCGCTACCTCGGGGTCATCGAGGCGCGCTGCAAGACCCGCCGCAACGGCGCGTCCTGGCAGGTGGAGACGGTCGAGGCGTTGGAGAGGTCCGGGCTGTCGCGGGTGCGGGCGCTGCACGAGATGCTGCGGCACTACCGCGAGAACATGCACGCCAACGAGCCGGTGCACACCTGGGAGGTCCCGGCCGGTTGACCCGGGCCGCCCCAGCCCGGAGGAGACGGCACACCCGGACCGCGCGAGTGCGCGGCGGCCGGTGTGCGGCGTCCGCGTGACCGACAATGGTCCGATGCCGCATCCGGAGCCCGACGAGGACACCGCGCGCCCGGCGACGCCCCCGCCCGCGTCGCCGCGGCAGAACCTGGACCGGGCCGTCGAGGAGACCCGCGCCGACCTGGCCGCGATGCCCCCGGTCGACCCGGCGACCGCCTCCGGGCAGGCGCCGCCGGCAGGCGGCCCGGCGGACCCCGGACCGACCGACGCTGCAGGCCACGCCCCCGTGATGCAGCCGCACCCCGTCCCGCGCACTCCGGCCGGTTCCCGGGTCACGCCGCCGCCGGCGACCCGGCCGGGGCAGGTGCCGTCCGCGGCGCGCCGCCCCGCCGGTGCCGAGCGGGTTCCGGCGGCGGGCCGGATGGTGGCGGACCGCTACCGGCTGGACCGGGTGCTCGGCAAGGGATCGATGGGCACGGTGTGGGCCGCCTACGACGAGGTGCTGCAGCGCCGGGTGGCGATCAAGGAGATCTACATCCCGCAGGGCACCACCGGCACCGAGGCGGCGATGCTCGTCGAGCGGACGCTGCGGGAGGCCCGCGCCATCGCCGCCCTGTCCCATCCGAACGTCATCACCCTCTACGACATCCTGACGCTGCCCGGCGGTCCGGTCATCGTGATGGAGGTGCTGGCCTCGCGCTCACTCGGCGAGGTGATCAAGGAGGCCGGTCCGCTGACCGTCGGGCAGGCCGCCACCGTGGGGCTGGCCGTGGCCGCGGGCCTGGACGCGGCCCACCACGCCGGGATCACCCACCGGGACGTCAAGCCGGGCAACGTGTTGATCGGGGCGGACGGCCGGATCAAGCTGACCGACTTCGGCATCGCCCGCAGCGCGGCCGAGAACCCGATGACCGCAACCGGTCTGCTGCTGGGTTCGCCGGCCTACATCGCGCCGGAGGTGGCGTCCGGGGTCACGGCCGGGCCGCCCGCCGACGCGTGGGGGCTGGGTGCGCTGCTGTTCGTCTGCATGGAGGGGCGACCGCCGTTCGACAAGGGTGCACCGGTGGCCACGCTGATGTCGGTGGTCAACGACCCGGTTCCGCCGGCGGTCCACGCGGCGGCGCTCCGACCGGTCGTCGAGGGTCTGCTGGACAAGGACCCGGCACGCCGATGGACGCTGCGGCGGACGATGTCGGCGCTGCGGCCGTTGGCCGACGATCCGGTGGAGACCCGCCTGGTGTTCGGACCGGTCACCACACCACCGGCCGAGCCGGGATGGCGCGCACCGGCGGGCGCGGGCTTCGGTGACGGCGCCGGCACCGGGACCGCGCGGTCGGCCGGGCCGACCCGCACGGCGGCGATGCGGCCGCCGTGGCTGGACGAGGCCACCGGTCACGGCCGCCCGGGGCTGGCCGCGCCCGGTCTCGCCGCCGCCGGCGGTCCCGCGCTGCCGCCACCGCCGTGGGCCGCGGCGGGCGCCGCCGACCTCGCCCCGCTGCCGCCGGGGCCGGCGGCGACCACGGCCACCCGGGTGCGGCCCGCGCCCGCCGAGCAGCAGGTCCGGGTGCACCCCTCGACGCGGTGGCTGCTGGTCGTCGTCGTCCTGGTCACCGCCGCCCTGATCGGGTACTTCGGGGTCCGGGCCATCGCCGACGCCGTGGCCACCGCGGACGCCGTGCCCACCGCGGGCGCCGTGGCTCCCGACGCCCCGGTCGGCACGGCCGCCACCGCGGGACCGCTGCGGGGCTGACCGCGGGGGCCGTGCGTCAGCGACTGACGGTCACCGCCAGGCCGACCAGGGCCACCGCAAACCCGGCGGCGGCCGTCAGCGCGGGCAACGTGCCGTCCGGCAGGGCGGCTCCGCGGCGGAGGCGGGTGTGCTGCAGCCGGTAGCGCCGCTGGGCCAGGACGAGCAGCACCAGCGACCCGGCGATGCCTGCCCCGCCGACCACCAATCCGAACGGCCCCCACACCTCGGGCAGCAGCCGGGTGCCGGCGAGCGAACCCACGAGCAGCGCGAGCGTGGTGCGCCGCCACGCCAGTGCGGTGCGTTCGGGCTGCAGGCCCGGGTCGAACGGCCGGTCCGCGGGCGTACTCACCGGAGCACGATCGCCAGCAGCACGAGCGCCCCGACGGCGACCAGCGCGACCGCGGCCGGCAGTGCCAGCGTGGGCGCGGGCAGGGGGCGGTCGAGCCGCAGCGACCGCTCGGTACGCAGCCACCCGCGCCAGGCCTGCACCGCGGTGGCGATCCCGGCCGCGATCAGCAGCAGCGACGCCGCCAGCCGCAGCTGCGGCTGAAGCCCCAGGCCGAGCGCCTCGAGGGCCACCCCACCGGCGGTCATCGCCAACGAGGTGCGCAGCCAGGCCAGGAAGGTCCGCTCGTTGGCCAGGGTGAACCGCGGGTCGGGCTCCTCCCCGGCGGCGTACAGCGCGGCCGGGAACCGCCCGTCCGGCGTGTCCACGGGCCGCTCGGCCATCGTCGCGCCCCTCCGTCACCGGCACCGGGCCCGGTCCGGCCCCGCCCGGCGATGGTATGCCGCACCCGGACGGCGCCCGCGGCCCGCGGTTAGGCTCCGTCCATGACCTCCGACCCGTACCAGTCCGCCCAGCACGCCGCCGACGCCCTCGCCGCCGCCACCGGCGTCGACAAGCACGACGTGGCGGTCGTTCTCGGCTCCGGCTGGAAGACCGCGGCCGACCACTTCGACGACGTCACCGCCGAGATCCCGATCGCCGACCTGCCGGGCTTCTCCGCGCCGGTCGTCGAGGGCCACGGCGGCACCCTGCGGTCGGTGAAGGTCGGCGACCGGCAGGTGCTGATGATGCTCGGCCGCACCCATCTCTACGAGGGACGCGGCGTGCAGGCCGT is drawn from Nakamurella deserti and contains these coding sequences:
- a CDS encoding serine/threonine-protein kinase, whose product is MPHPEPDEDTARPATPPPASPRQNLDRAVEETRADLAAMPPVDPATASGQAPPAGGPADPGPTDAAGHAPVMQPHPVPRTPAGSRVTPPPATRPGQVPSAARRPAGAERVPAAGRMVADRYRLDRVLGKGSMGTVWAAYDEVLQRRVAIKEIYIPQGTTGTEAAMLVERTLREARAIAALSHPNVITLYDILTLPGGPVIVMEVLASRSLGEVIKEAGPLTVGQAATVGLAVAAGLDAAHHAGITHRDVKPGNVLIGADGRIKLTDFGIARSAAENPMTATGLLLGSPAYIAPEVASGVTAGPPADAWGLGALLFVCMEGRPPFDKGAPVATLMSVVNDPVPPAVHAAALRPVVEGLLDKDPARRWTLRRTMSALRPLADDPVETRLVFGPVTTPPAEPGWRAPAGAGFGDGAGTGTARSAGPTRTAAMRPPWLDEATGHGRPGLAAPGLAAAGGPALPPPPWAAAGAADLAPLPPGPAATTATRVRPAPAEQQVRVHPSTRWLLVVVVLVTAALIGYFGVRAIADAVATADAVPTAGAVAPDAPVGTAATAGPLRG
- a CDS encoding glutamate-cysteine ligase family protein, producing MGDDIAGSEYTREDRKRYREKVRQCLDVFERMLVEHTFEFDQQLTGLEIELNLVDDSGDPAMDNAAVLANIADPAYQTELGQYNIELNVEPQAMPGDTLLELEASLRSSLDHAEAKANERGADIVMVGILPTLMPEHLTADWMSANPRYAALNEAIFAARREDLELDIHGTDEALHMDADTIAPESACTSVQLHLQVSPADFAANWNAAQALAGPQLALAANSPFLFGKKLWAETRCELFLQATDTRSPELKTQGVRPRVFFGERWITSIFDLFEENVRYFPALLPETTDEDPVAVLDAGHAPRLQELRLQNGTVYRWNRPVYDVADGQPHLRVENRVLPAGPTVVDVLANAAFYYGAIRMLAAEERPVSSKMTFSTAAMNFDAGARLGVDARFYWPGFGEITWDELTLRHLLPMAHEGLDRWGVSAAARDRYLGVIEARCKTRRNGASWQVETVEALERSGLSRVRALHEMLRHYRENMHANEPVHTWEVPAG
- a CDS encoding YidH family protein — its product is MAERPVDTPDGRFPAALYAAGEEPDPRFTLANERTFLAWLRTSLAMTAGGVALEALGLGLQPQLRLAASLLLIAAGIATAVQAWRGWLRTERSLRLDRPLPAPTLALPAAVALVAVGALVLLAIVLR
- a CDS encoding DUF202 domain-containing protein, which translates into the protein MSTPADRPFDPGLQPERTALAWRRTTLALLVGSLAGTRLLPEVWGPFGLVVGGAGIAGSLVLLVLAQRRYRLQHTRLRRGAALPDGTLPALTAAAGFAVALVGLAVTVSR